One genomic region from Pseudoduganella lutea encodes:
- a CDS encoding LPS-assembly protein LptD — MSLAPPFKKRWAYAISALIAACAAPTHAQTQNGTGAGAPRADDPDAPVTIRAEEISGRPERELILTRDVEVVQDKMRVTADAACYRQVESELEAQSNVRLWRFGDYYTADEFKINTETGVGYMLQPTYKLELNNAQGKAQRIDFLSEDRAKVVNGTYSTCEGPNPDWYVRSSTLTLDQGRDVGVAGGTVVYFKDVPLIGTPGISFSLSGARRSGWLPAVPGFSSRGGAELTVPYYFNIAPNRDLTVSPHYISRRGLQMGAVGRYIGETAAGSYEGRTWIEYLHNDKEKGIDRWQIQSSHSQALAKDWSYGWNVRAASDEDYPTDFSKTVAGSAERQLLKEARTDYRGEIWSLTARVQKYQVLQDPDTTTVTPRPYDRLPAVNFHAGQYDIGGFDWSVDAEATRFHYATETICPGANIGGTACVNDARINGDRIVVQPQISYPIISPSYFITPKLMLNASAYQLDRFGTEESRSVTKAIPTFSLDSGLEFERSTKLFGRAVTQTLEPRLFYVYTPYRDQTDIPVFDTADATFNFTQLFSENRFVGSDRVGDANQVTAAIVSRFLEESGAERLRLAFGQRFYFNDQRVQLTNSEPVSTGRSDLLLAATGRISESWGVDSAVQYNQGDKRVVSSNLNVQFQPGQRKVFNAGYRFLRDSFKNVDFSTQWPISDRWFGVGRMSYSLQDHRILESLIGLEYNCDCWVFRMGAQRFVTTTNKTSTQVFFQLELNGLSKFGIGNPLEVLKNSIPGYQQLNAGYRR, encoded by the coding sequence ACAAGATGCGCGTGACGGCCGATGCCGCCTGTTACCGCCAGGTGGAATCCGAGCTGGAAGCACAGAGCAACGTGCGCCTGTGGCGCTTCGGCGATTACTACACGGCCGACGAGTTCAAGATCAACACCGAGACCGGCGTGGGCTACATGCTGCAGCCCACCTACAAGCTGGAATTGAACAATGCGCAGGGCAAGGCGCAGCGCATCGACTTTCTTTCCGAAGACCGGGCCAAGGTTGTCAACGGCACCTACAGCACCTGCGAAGGGCCGAACCCGGACTGGTACGTGCGATCGAGCACGCTGACCCTGGACCAGGGCCGCGACGTGGGCGTGGCCGGCGGTACCGTCGTCTATTTCAAGGACGTGCCGCTGATCGGCACGCCGGGCATTTCCTTCTCGCTGTCCGGCGCGCGCCGCTCCGGCTGGCTGCCGGCGGTGCCGGGCTTCTCGTCGCGCGGCGGTGCCGAACTGACGGTGCCGTATTACTTCAATATCGCACCTAACCGGGACCTGACCGTCTCGCCGCACTACATCAGCCGGCGCGGCCTGCAGATGGGGGCAGTGGGGCGCTACATCGGCGAGACGGCGGCCGGCAGCTATGAAGGCCGCACGTGGATCGAGTACCTGCACAACGACAAGGAAAAGGGCATCGACCGCTGGCAGATCCAGTCCTCGCACTCGCAGGCGCTGGCCAAGGACTGGTCGTATGGCTGGAACGTGCGCGCCGCGTCGGACGAGGATTATCCGACCGATTTCTCGAAAACGGTGGCCGGCAGCGCCGAGCGCCAGCTGCTGAAGGAAGCGCGCACCGACTACCGTGGCGAGATCTGGAGCCTGACGGCGCGCGTGCAGAAGTACCAGGTGCTGCAGGATCCGGATACGACGACGGTCACGCCGCGCCCGTACGACCGCCTGCCGGCCGTGAACTTCCACGCCGGCCAATATGACATCGGCGGCTTCGACTGGTCGGTGGACGCCGAGGCGACCCGTTTCCACTACGCGACCGAGACGATCTGCCCCGGTGCCAACATCGGCGGCACCGCCTGCGTCAACGACGCCAGGATCAACGGCGACCGGATCGTGGTGCAGCCGCAGATCAGCTACCCGATCATCAGTCCGAGCTACTTCATCACGCCGAAGCTGATGCTCAATGCGAGCGCCTACCAGCTCGACAGGTTCGGCACCGAGGAAAGCCGTTCGGTCACGAAGGCGATTCCCACGTTCTCGCTGGATTCGGGCCTGGAATTCGAGCGTAGCACCAAGCTGTTCGGCCGTGCCGTCACGCAGACGCTGGAACCGCGCCTGTTCTACGTGTACACGCCTTACCGCGACCAGACCGACATTCCCGTGTTCGACACGGCCGATGCCACGTTCAACTTCACCCAGCTGTTCTCCGAGAACCGCTTCGTGGGTTCGGACCGCGTGGGCGATGCGAACCAGGTGACGGCGGCGATCGTGTCGCGCTTCCTCGAGGAATCCGGCGCCGAACGCCTGCGCCTGGCATTCGGCCAGCGCTTCTACTTCAACGACCAGCGCGTGCAACTGACGAACTCGGAACCGGTCAGCACCGGCCGCTCCGACCTGCTGCTGGCGGCCACCGGCCGCATTTCCGAGTCGTGGGGCGTGGACAGCGCGGTGCAGTACAACCAGGGCGACAAGCGCGTGGTCAGCTCGAACCTGAACGTGCAGTTCCAGCCGGGCCAGCGCAAGGTGTTCAACGCCGGCTACCGCTTCCTGCGCGACAGCTTCAAGAACGTGGACTTTTCCACGCAGTGGCCGATCTCGGACCGCTGGTTCGGCGTGGGGCGCATGAGCTACTCGCTGCAGGACCACCGCATCCTGGAAAGCCTGATCGGCCTCGAGTACAACTGCGACTGCTGGGTGTTCCGCATGGGCGCGCAGCGCTTCGTGACGACCACCAATAAAACGTCGACACAGGTGTTCTTCCAGCTCGAGCTGAACGGCCTGTCCAAGTTCGGCATCGGCAACCCGCTGGAAGTGCTGAAGAACAGCATTCCGGGTTACCAGCAGCTCAACGCGGGATATCGCCGCTGA
- a CDS encoding peptidylprolyl isomerase: MFSKHPITLAALLLCAMTAGGVAVAQDAKPAASATAPAAAPAQPKGFTPPGQSKNPEIDSIAVVVNDDVITRRELTERVAVIMQRMKQQNVQLPDAAALQRQILERMIVERAQLQMAKEMGVRVDDTMLDRAIARIAEQQKLSVQQLRDQIEKDGTSFASFREEIREEIITTRLREHEVDAKIQISEAEVDSFLAAQEAAAAEQQEVNISQILVRIPENATPDVIAQRQQRAEDVMRQLRTGGDFAKVAATYSDAADALQGGAVGWRPSDRIPPVFAEALNKIQPGQVTPIIKSVTGFHILKLVDKRSLAQAQAEAAVEQTHARHILLKVTPSTSAADAKRKLADMKAKLDSKTSSFEELARLYSNDESGKKGGDLGWLYPGDTLPEFEKAMNELKPGETSGPIETAFGYHLIQVVERKSEDMSKEKKRNEARMALRERKMVEAAEDFQREVRDRAYVEFRSEELRPDAVK; encoded by the coding sequence ATGTTCAGTAAGCATCCGATCACCCTCGCAGCCCTGCTGCTGTGCGCCATGACTGCCGGCGGCGTGGCCGTGGCGCAGGACGCCAAGCCCGCTGCTTCCGCCACTGCACCGGCCGCCGCGCCGGCGCAGCCGAAGGGCTTCACGCCGCCGGGTCAGTCCAAGAATCCCGAAATCGATTCGATCGCCGTCGTCGTCAACGACGACGTGATCACGCGCCGCGAACTGACCGAGCGCGTCGCCGTCATCATGCAGCGGATGAAGCAGCAGAACGTGCAGTTGCCGGATGCCGCCGCGCTGCAGCGCCAGATCCTGGAGCGCATGATCGTCGAACGCGCCCAGCTGCAGATGGCCAAGGAAATGGGCGTGCGCGTGGACGACACGATGCTCGACCGCGCGATTGCCCGTATCGCCGAACAGCAGAAGCTGTCGGTGCAGCAGCTGCGCGACCAGATCGAGAAGGATGGCACGTCGTTCGCCAGCTTCCGCGAGGAGATCCGCGAGGAGATCATCACCACGCGCCTGCGCGAGCACGAAGTCGATGCCAAGATCCAGATTTCGGAAGCGGAAGTGGACAGCTTCCTGGCCGCGCAGGAAGCGGCGGCCGCCGAGCAGCAGGAAGTGAACATTTCGCAGATCCTCGTGCGCATTCCCGAGAATGCCACGCCGGACGTGATCGCCCAGCGCCAGCAGCGCGCCGAGGACGTGATGCGCCAGCTGCGCACCGGTGGCGACTTCGCCAAGGTGGCGGCCACGTATTCCGACGCGGCCGATGCGCTGCAGGGCGGCGCCGTGGGCTGGCGCCCGAGCGACCGCATTCCGCCGGTCTTCGCCGAAGCGCTGAACAAGATCCAGCCGGGCCAGGTCACGCCGATCATCAAGAGCGTGACGGGCTTCCACATCCTGAAACTGGTGGACAAGCGCTCGCTGGCCCAGGCGCAGGCCGAGGCGGCCGTGGAGCAGACGCACGCGCGCCACATCCTGCTGAAGGTGACGCCGTCGACGAGCGCCGCGGATGCCAAGCGCAAGCTGGCCGACATGAAGGCTAAGCTGGACAGCAAGACTTCCTCGTTCGAGGAACTGGCGCGGCTGTACTCGAACGACGAATCGGGCAAGAAGGGCGGCGACCTGGGCTGGCTGTACCCGGGCGACACGCTGCCGGAATTCGAAAAGGCGATGAACGAGCTGAAGCCGGGCGAAACGAGCGGCCCGATCGAGACGGCGTTCGGCTACCACCTGATCCAGGTGGTGGAGCGCAAGTCGGAAGACATGTCGAAGGAAAAGAAGCGCAACGAAGCGCGGATGGCGCTGCGCGAGCGCAAGATGGTGGAAGCGGCGGAAGACTTCCAGCGCGAGGTGCGTGACCGCGCCTACGTGGAATTCCGCAGCGAAGAGCTGCGTCCCGACGCGGTCAAGTAA
- the pdxA gene encoding 4-hydroxythreonine-4-phosphate dehydrogenase PdxA has protein sequence MSTSPPARRPGVRPAIAITTGEPAGIGPEISLRAAWAMRERVNCVLLGDAAFLAMTAQAIDPAIRVSALSLMAVRNGGLPHFGPDRLSVIDIPLAAHVVPGQLDSENGRAVLATLDASIEGIRAGWFEAVATAPLQKSTINDAGVAFSGHTEYFADRTGTAQVVMMLAGELNNVDAGVEGVPQLRVALATTHLPLKDVPAALTVDGLGTTLDIIHRDLQTKFGIAAPRILVTGLNPHAGENGYLGREEIDVITPALEAARARGIDARGPYPADTLFQPKYLRDADCVLAMYHDQGLPVLKFATFGRGINVTLGLPLIRTSVDHGTALDLAARGPGHADCGSMEQAISAALGMANASRQSN, from the coding sequence GTGAGCACGTCCCCGCCTGCACGCCGCCCGGGCGTTCGCCCGGCGATCGCCATCACCACGGGCGAACCGGCCGGTATCGGCCCCGAGATTTCGCTGCGCGCCGCATGGGCGATGCGCGAGCGCGTTAACTGCGTGCTGCTGGGCGACGCCGCCTTCCTGGCGATGACGGCGCAGGCGATCGATCCGGCCATCCGTGTCAGCGCGCTGTCGCTGATGGCCGTGCGCAACGGCGGCCTGCCGCACTTCGGGCCGGACCGGCTGTCCGTGATCGATATCCCGCTGGCCGCGCACGTGGTGCCGGGCCAGCTCGACAGCGAGAATGGCCGCGCCGTACTGGCCACGCTCGATGCGTCGATCGAAGGCATCCGGGCCGGCTGGTTCGAGGCGGTGGCCACGGCGCCGCTGCAGAAAAGCACGATCAACGATGCTGGCGTGGCGTTTTCCGGCCATACCGAGTACTTCGCCGACCGTACCGGCACCGCGCAGGTGGTGATGATGCTGGCCGGTGAACTGAATAATGTCGATGCGGGTGTGGAAGGCGTGCCGCAATTGCGCGTGGCCCTGGCAACCACGCACCTGCCGCTGAAGGACGTGCCTGCGGCGCTGACGGTCGATGGCCTGGGCACGACGCTGGACATCATCCACCGCGACCTGCAAACGAAATTCGGCATCGCCGCCCCGCGCATCCTCGTCACCGGCCTGAACCCGCATGCGGGCGAGAATGGCTACCTGGGGCGCGAAGAGATCGACGTCATCACGCCCGCGCTGGAAGCCGCGCGGGCCCGCGGCATCGACGCGCGCGGCCCGTATCCGGCCGACACGCTGTTCCAGCCGAAATACCTGCGCGATGCCGACTGCGTGCTGGCCATGTACCACGACCAGGGCTTGCCGGTGCTGAAATTCGCCACGTTCGGCCGCGGCATCAACGTCACGCTGGGCCTGCCGCTGATCCGCACCTCGGTCGACCACGGCACCGCGCTGGACCTGGCCGCCCGCGGCCCCGGCCACGCCGACTGCGGCAGCATGGAACAAGCGATCTCCGCCGCCCTCGGCATGGCCAACGCCAGCCGCCAGAGCAACTAA
- the rsmA gene encoding 16S rRNA (adenine(1518)-N(6)/adenine(1519)-N(6))-dimethyltransferase RsmA: protein MKHIARKRFGQNFLHDDSVLGDIITAIAPAPGDTMVEIGPGLAAMTDLLLKSLPHMHVVELDRDLVARLEKRFPREKLTIHSGDALKFDFGAIPVPEGRKLRVVGNLPYNISSPLLFHLAEFAPQIEDQHFMLQKEVVERMVAEPGTKAFGRLSVMLQWRYRMALMFVVPPEAFDPPPKVDSAIVRMIPIADPLPCDAATLEAVVAKAFSQRRKVIRNCLAGMFTEQQIIDAGIDPSMRPETVAMEAYVALANSLKTAGQ from the coding sequence ATGAAACACATAGCCCGCAAGCGCTTCGGCCAGAACTTTTTGCACGATGACAGTGTCCTCGGCGACATCATCACGGCCATCGCGCCGGCTCCCGGCGATACGATGGTGGAGATCGGCCCTGGCCTGGCGGCGATGACGGACCTGCTGCTGAAATCGCTGCCGCACATGCACGTGGTGGAGCTCGATCGCGACCTGGTAGCACGCCTGGAAAAGCGCTTCCCACGCGAGAAGCTGACGATCCATTCCGGCGATGCGCTCAAGTTCGACTTTGGCGCCATTCCCGTGCCGGAAGGCCGCAAGCTGCGCGTCGTCGGCAACCTGCCGTACAACATCTCCAGCCCGCTGCTGTTCCACCTCGCCGAGTTCGCGCCGCAGATCGAGGACCAGCACTTCATGCTGCAGAAGGAGGTGGTCGAGCGCATGGTGGCCGAGCCGGGCACCAAGGCCTTCGGACGCCTGTCGGTGATGCTGCAGTGGCGCTACCGGATGGCGCTGATGTTCGTCGTGCCGCCCGAAGCGTTCGATCCGCCGCCGAAGGTGGATTCGGCGATCGTGCGGATGATCCCCATCGCCGACCCGCTGCCCTGCGATGCCGCCACGCTGGAGGCGGTGGTGGCCAAGGCGTTCTCGCAGCGCCGCAAGGTGATCCGCAACTGCCTGGCCGGCATGTTCACGGAACAGCAGATCATCGACGCCGGCATCGACCCAAGCATGCGTCCGGAAACGGTGGCGATGGAAGCCTACGTGGCATTGGCGAACAGCCTGAAAACCGCGGGCCAGTAA
- a CDS encoding TonB-dependent receptor, protein MKPTPISALVRALFFVPALFPAAALAQQAAQQPEAPVAGDTAVQQVTVTGIRASVRSALSVKENSNSIVEVVSSEDIGKLPDTTIAESLARLPGLAAGLDRGNASQIVARGMGERFIGATLNGRELASSEPNRAVRFEQFPSESLSGAVVYKTQNADLVEGGVATSIDLQTVQPLKYKGRQISVKADALYYPLANDVDAKAWRPRLGGIYIDQLAGGSVGVALAASYQKQPSIEKRKNHWGFNENNSVDMTGDGRVDKTPWGFEDEVKRGTNERASVLGKVEWKLSPDAQITADLYYAKNKIYEPSVQHWTGDIGNWDGWQTPNFSNLDIRDGYVVGATVRDVTVSTHSTRWFQNMSNFAGGLNGKFNVGEWKIDADVATSRADRDSQWADVRQTSAPGTLSWAFTGNDHQSYSFTQDTGNPAIFGAPALYIDADGHVDDKLNSAQLSAWRPVELGPVSRIKFGARFSDRDKSFHQTTWNLATTATSLPASAFETIRSDGYFPALMLNDFNGTVGSLFGAGALSPDGRTQTTTDLLAGWRVKERTSAVYAQGDLEGEMLGLKYRGNVGLRVVHTKQTGYGMESRNGAAPTATEGGASYTKALPSANLILNLDEAQEHQLRFSLARAMSRAPMDEMRASRQLAIDTGSSQPATGSAGNPALLPMMANQADLSYQWYFDQGGLLSAGMFYKKVGSYIGITSDTTTIDGRPATLTRSINGEGGYVRGLEFAYQQAFTMLPAPFDGLGMAANFSYNESSIREFTGDLPMVGLMRRNGGVTLWYEKNGFEARLQANYHSPFVRMPRWTAGYLVENDEETYVSANISKYLTPQLQLHVGLDNITNQRVIHKQAGNPYIQNVMEYGRRYNIGLAYKF, encoded by the coding sequence ATGAAGCCCACCCCCATCAGCGCACTGGTACGCGCGCTGTTTTTCGTTCCTGCGCTCTTTCCCGCCGCAGCGCTTGCCCAGCAAGCCGCCCAGCAACCGGAAGCCCCTGTGGCCGGCGATACCGCCGTGCAGCAGGTAACGGTGACCGGTATCCGCGCCTCGGTGCGCAGCGCGCTGTCCGTCAAGGAAAACTCGAACAGCATCGTCGAAGTCGTGTCGTCGGAAGACATCGGCAAGCTGCCCGATACGACGATCGCCGAATCGCTGGCCCGGCTGCCGGGCCTGGCCGCAGGCCTGGACCGCGGCAACGCCAGCCAGATCGTGGCGCGGGGCATGGGCGAGCGCTTCATCGGGGCCACGCTGAACGGGCGCGAACTGGCGTCGTCCGAGCCGAACCGCGCGGTGCGGTTCGAGCAGTTCCCGTCCGAGTCGCTGTCCGGCGCAGTGGTCTACAAGACGCAGAACGCCGACCTGGTCGAAGGTGGCGTCGCCACGTCGATCGACCTGCAGACGGTGCAGCCGCTGAAGTACAAGGGCCGCCAGATTTCCGTCAAGGCCGATGCGCTGTACTACCCGCTGGCCAACGACGTCGACGCGAAGGCGTGGCGGCCGCGCCTGGGCGGCATCTACATCGACCAGCTGGCCGGCGGCAGCGTCGGCGTGGCGCTGGCGGCCAGCTACCAGAAGCAGCCATCGATCGAGAAGCGCAAGAACCACTGGGGCTTCAACGAAAACAATTCGGTGGACATGACCGGCGACGGCCGCGTCGACAAGACCCCGTGGGGCTTCGAGGACGAGGTCAAGCGCGGCACCAACGAGCGCGCCAGCGTGCTGGGCAAGGTTGAATGGAAACTGAGCCCGGATGCGCAGATCACGGCGGACTTGTATTACGCGAAAAACAAGATTTACGAACCGAGCGTGCAGCACTGGACGGGCGACATCGGCAACTGGGATGGCTGGCAGACGCCGAACTTCTCGAACCTCGACATCCGCGACGGCTACGTGGTGGGTGCCACCGTGCGCGACGTGACGGTGTCGACGCACAGCACGCGCTGGTTCCAGAACATGAGCAACTTCGCCGGTGGCCTGAACGGCAAGTTCAACGTGGGCGAGTGGAAGATCGATGCCGACGTGGCCACCTCCCGCGCCGATCGCGACAGCCAGTGGGCCGACGTGCGCCAGACCAGCGCGCCCGGCACGCTGAGCTGGGCGTTCACCGGCAATGATCACCAGTCTTACTCGTTCACGCAGGATACCGGCAATCCGGCGATTTTCGGTGCGCCGGCACTGTACATCGATGCCGATGGCCACGTCGACGACAAGCTGAACTCGGCCCAGCTGTCGGCCTGGCGCCCGGTCGAACTGGGCCCGGTCAGCCGCATCAAGTTCGGCGCGCGGTTCTCCGACCGCGACAAATCGTTCCACCAGACCACGTGGAACCTGGCCACAACGGCCACGTCGCTGCCTGCATCGGCGTTCGAGACGATCCGCTCGGACGGTTATTTCCCGGCGCTGATGCTGAACGACTTCAACGGCACCGTGGGTTCGCTGTTCGGTGCCGGCGCGCTGTCGCCGGATGGCCGCACGCAGACGACCACCGACCTGCTGGCTGGCTGGCGCGTGAAGGAGCGCACGAGCGCCGTGTATGCGCAGGGCGACCTGGAAGGCGAGATGCTCGGCCTGAAATACCGCGGCAACGTGGGCTTGCGCGTGGTGCACACGAAGCAGACCGGCTACGGCATGGAGTCGCGCAATGGCGCCGCACCGACGGCGACGGAAGGGGGCGCGTCGTACACGAAGGCGCTGCCGAGCGCCAACCTGATCCTGAACCTGGATGAGGCGCAGGAACACCAGCTGCGCTTCTCGCTGGCCCGCGCCATGTCGCGCGCGCCGATGGATGAAATGCGCGCATCGCGCCAGCTGGCCATCGATACGGGATCGAGCCAGCCCGCCACGGGCAGCGCCGGCAACCCGGCCTTGCTGCCAATGATGGCGAACCAGGCCGACCTGTCGTACCAGTGGTATTTCGACCAGGGCGGGCTGCTGTCGGCCGGCATGTTCTACAAGAAGGTGGGCAGCTACATCGGCATCACCAGCGATACCACGACGATCGACGGCCGGCCGGCCACGCTCACACGCTCGATCAACGGTGAGGGCGGCTATGTGCGCGGCCTGGAGTTCGCCTACCAGCAGGCGTTCACGATGCTGCCCGCGCCGTTCGACGGCCTGGGCATGGCGGCGAACTTCTCGTACAACGAAAGCAGCATCCGGGAATTCACCGGCGACTTACCGATGGTGGGCCTGATGCGGCGTAATGGCGGGGTCACGCTGTGGTACGAGAAAAACGGCTTCGAGGCGCGGTTGCAGGCGAACTACCACAGCCCGTTCGTGCGCATGCCACGCTGGACGGCCGGCTACCTGGTGGAAAACGACGAGGAAACGTACGTCTCGGCCAACATCTCGAAATACCTCACGCCGCAGCTGCAGCTGCACGTGGGCCTGGACAACATCACGAACCAGCGGGTGATCCACAAGCAGGCCGGCAACCCGTACATCCAGAACGTGATGGAATACGGCCGCCGCTACAACATCGGGCTGGCGTACAAGTTCTGA
- a CDS encoding HAD family hydrolase, with the protein MNDIARPKAILFDLDDTLWPIGPVIAEAERALHAWLAEHAPKVAQTFTIEELRARRMALLAEKPEHHLDLIGLRRAGLEAAFQHVGEDLARLDEAIKLFAAARNTVELYHDVLPGLQRLAEKVTLGSISNGNADLEVIGLAHHFKVSLAASRFGKAKPDPEIFLAACEALGVAPHETVYVGDDLRLDVEGAQKAGLKAVWMNRTGSTAHLEAGIVPDAICRDVGELIAWLEQQLAD; encoded by the coding sequence ATGAACGACATTGCCCGACCCAAAGCCATTCTGTTCGACCTGGACGATACGCTGTGGCCGATCGGCCCCGTGATCGCCGAAGCGGAACGCGCGCTGCATGCGTGGCTGGCCGAACACGCGCCGAAAGTGGCGCAAACCTTCACGATCGAAGAATTGCGGGCACGCCGCATGGCGCTGCTGGCCGAAAAGCCGGAACACCACCTCGACCTGATCGGCCTGCGCCGCGCGGGGCTGGAAGCGGCGTTCCAGCACGTGGGCGAAGACCTGGCCCGGCTCGACGAAGCCATCAAGCTGTTCGCGGCCGCGCGCAACACCGTCGAGCTTTACCACGACGTGCTGCCCGGGCTGCAGCGCCTGGCGGAAAAAGTCACGCTGGGCTCGATCTCCAACGGCAATGCCGACCTTGAAGTCATCGGCCTCGCCCACCATTTCAAGGTATCGCTGGCGGCCAGCCGGTTCGGCAAGGCGAAACCCGATCCAGAAATCTTCCTGGCGGCATGTGAAGCGCTCGGCGTGGCGCCGCATGAAACCGTGTACGTGGGCGACGACCTGCGCCTGGACGTGGAAGGGGCGCAAAAGGCGGGCCTGAAAGCCGTGTGGATGAACCGCACCGGCAGCACGGCCCACCTGGAAGCGGGCATCGTGCCCGACGCGATTTGCCGCGACGTGGGCGAGCTGATTGCGTGGCTGGAACAACAGTTAGCCGATTGA